A single region of the Methylocystis echinoides genome encodes:
- a CDS encoding TIGR00282 family metallophosphoesterase, which yields MSTASPTAQPLRLLFIGDVLGRSGRAAVVRHVPRLREKWALDFIVCNGENAAGGFGITEAICEEMIQAGVDCVTLGNHAFDQRETLVFIERQPRLLRPINYPPGTPGRGANLFTAARGQQILVVNPMGRVFMDAIDDPFAAMERELGACPLGVGCDAIVVDMHAETSSEKMAMGHFVDGRASLVVGTHTHVPTADAQILPGGTAYLTDAGMTGDYDSVIGMEKEEPLRRFIRKTPGARYEPANGEATLCGVAVEIGADGLATMISPVRLGGRLRPEWPQEWGAAA from the coding sequence ATGTCAACCGCCAGCCCCACCGCGCAGCCCCTGCGCCTCCTGTTCATCGGCGACGTGCTGGGCCGCTCGGGCCGCGCGGCGGTTGTCCGTCATGTCCCCCGCCTGCGCGAAAAATGGGCGCTCGATTTTATCGTCTGTAACGGCGAGAACGCCGCCGGCGGCTTTGGCATCACCGAGGCGATCTGCGAGGAGATGATCCAGGCCGGCGTGGATTGCGTGACGCTGGGCAATCACGCCTTCGACCAGCGCGAGACGCTGGTGTTCATCGAGCGCCAGCCGCGCCTGCTGCGCCCCATCAACTACCCGCCGGGCACGCCGGGGCGGGGCGCCAATCTCTTCACCGCGGCGCGCGGCCAGCAGATTCTGGTCGTCAATCCGATGGGCCGCGTCTTCATGGACGCCATCGACGACCCTTTCGCGGCGATGGAGCGCGAGCTTGGCGCTTGTCCGCTCGGCGTCGGCTGCGACGCCATTGTGGTCGACATGCACGCCGAGACGTCGAGCGAAAAAATGGCGATGGGCCATTTCGTCGACGGGCGGGCGTCGCTCGTGGTGGGCACGCACACCCATGTCCCGACCGCCGACGCCCAGATCCTGCCCGGCGGCACCGCCTATCTGACCGACGCCGGCATGACCGGCGACTATGATTCCGTCATCGGCATGGAGAAGGAGGAGCCGCTGCGGCGCTTCATTCGCAAGACGCCCGGCGCGCGCTACGAGCCCGCCAATGGCGAGGCGACGCTCTGCGGCGTGGCGGTGGAGATCGGCGCGGACGGGCTCGCGACAATGATCTCGCCGGTGCGGCTCGGCGGGCGACTGCGGCCGGAATGGCCGCAGGAGTGGGGCGCGGCGGCGTAA